A window from Anser cygnoides isolate HZ-2024a breed goose chromosome 1, Taihu_goose_T2T_genome, whole genome shotgun sequence encodes these proteins:
- the LOC106039917 gene encoding immunoglobulin superfamily member 2 → MGLVWRRVAALFLVLFLLLGVGAGQRVVAVQKGPLYRVRGSHVTLWCKVSGYQGPAEQNFQWSIYLPSAPEREVQIVSTADPSFPYAVYAQRVHSREIYVERVQGDAVLLHIKELQDQDAGEYECHTPNTDERYFGSYSAKMNLSVIPDTLSVSMGSQVLTQAEGDAVELTCEVSKTTAQHTHLSVGWYRLQGAGEHQAEEILTLSKDFVLKPGPSYTQRFLSGNVRLDKVGNTTYKLSITAVEPSDQGQLYCEAAEWIEDPDETWKDISRKQTEKTELSVTTEDHDLHVGIVATKSNLSEGDILQLSCTLGAQRSSSRYFQVAWLLDGVEVARLGPSGLLAWKKEYEERAGLGQLRAFKQSSAVYILAVYGVGPKDSGAYHCSASEVKAPGDVQSIQTNLSSAIRVDVKPIGLGLRATLISRTATVRYTQSFELVCQVSASHPIEEMLLSVGWFFQPNPPDGSYQELVRVLPNGTVSWGPAQPRFQGKAQLRKVDASSWLRIHGVVSGHAGTYQCEVGLWRTPRGQPTASATSNAVGIQVIPPESKLQVAAKESSVEVAGGADTSIECRILFSQNDSQLAVTWYFLPPPPADATPLQIVRASYSGLLEYGADFSSPAQRSRFLSQRVSSEAFQLRILSAGPGDQGGYRCLVEEWRWLEDGWRGLGEGQSGRTSLRLRLPESELHLEQANRSISAREGEEVTLGCLLQDTYVPTARLSASWFRGEEGGHPRTLLTLRHDGSIEYPQEGLAGRLQLRRPAAGDFSLTLGGVEVGDAGLYHCQLQEWQQRDKGEWALQAWARSGYTRLTAIPKESTVLSTICSSPPLLNFILFLPLILILLLALAGFCWCVLSRKSKKGCTKGEELMELKGAGGVKRT, encoded by the exons ATGGGGCTGGTGTGGCGCAGGGTGGCTGCTCTCTTCCTcgtcctctttctcctcctgg GTGTGGGTGCTGGCCAGCGGGTGGTGGCCGTCCAAAAGGGACCCCTTTACCGCGTGAGGGGGTCCCACGTCACGCTGTGGTGCAAGGTGAGCGGCTACCAGGGCCCGGCCGAGCAGAACTTCCAGTGGTCCATCTACCTGCCCTCGGCCCCCGAGCGCGAGGTGCAGATCGTCAGCACGGCCGACCCCTCCTTCCCCTACGCCGTCTATGCCCAGCGGGTGCACAGCCGGGAGATCTACGTGGAGCGGGTGCAGGGGGACGCCGTCCTGCTGCACAtcaaggagctgcaggaccAGGATGCCGGGGAATACGAGTGCCACACGCCCAACACCGACGAGAGGTACTTCGGGAGCTACAGCGCCAAGATGAACCTCTCAG TGATCCCGGACACCCTCTCGGTTTCCATGGGGTCCCAGGTCCTCACCCAGGCAGAGGGGGACGCGGTGGAGCTCACCTGTGAGGTGTCCAAGACCACCGCCCAGCACACACATCTCTCTGTCGGCTGGTACCGCCTTCAGGGAGCAGGGGAGCACCAAGCTGAGGAGATCCTCACCCTCTCCAAGGACTTCGTCTTGAAGCCAGGGCCATCTTACACACAGAGGTTTCTGTCGGGGAACGTGCGGCTGGACAAGGTTGGGAACACCACCTACAAGCTCTCCATCACGGCAGTGGAGCCCTCTGACCAGGGACAGCTGTACTGCGAGGCGGCCGAGTGGATCGAGGACCCCGATGAGACGTGGAAGGACATCTCCCGCAAGCagacagagaagacagagctgTCAGTCACGACCGAGG ACCACGACCTCCACGTGGGCATCGTCGCCACCAAGAGCAACCTTTCTGAAGGGGACATCTTGCAGCTCAGCTGCACGCTGGGagcccagaggagcagcagcaggtacTTCCAAGTGGCTTGGCTCCTCGACGGCGTGGAAGTGGCCAGGCTTGGCCCCAGCGGGTTGTTGGCCTGGAAGAAGGAATACGAGGAGAGAGccgggctggggcagctccgAGCATTCAAGCAAAGCAGCGCAGTTTACATCCTCGCTGTCTATGGTGTGGGGCCGAAGGACAGCGGTGCCTACCACTGCTCTGCTTCAGAGGTGAAGGCTCCTGGAGATGTTCAGAGCATCCAAACCAACCTGTCATCAGCCATCAGAGTCGACGTGAAGCCCATAG GTCTTGGTCTGCGTGCCACGCTGATAAGCCGGACCGCCACCGTCAGATACACGCAGAGCTTTGAGCTCGTTTGCCAAGTGAGCGCCAGCCACCCCATAGAGGAGATGCTGCTGTCTGTAGGGTGGTTCTTCCAGCCCAACCCACCTGACGGCAGCTACCAGGAGCTGGTGCGGGTCCTTCCCAATGGCACCGTGTCCTGGGGGCCGGCGCAGCCCCGCTTCCAGGGCAAAGCCCAGCTGAGGAAGGTGGACGCCTCCTCCTGGCTGCGCATCCATGGCGTGGTGTCCGGCCATGCGGGGACGTACCAGTGCGAGGTGGGGCTCTGGAGGACCCCACGGGGGCAGCCCACTGCCTCTGCCACCTCCAACGCTGTGGGGATACAGGTCATCCCGCCAG aaAGCAAGCTTCAAGTCGCTGCAAAGGAGAGCTCCGTGGAGGTAGCTGGAGGTGCCGACACGAGCATCGAGTGCAGGATTTTGTTCTCCCAGAACGACTCTCAGTTGGCCGTCACCTGGTACTTCctacctcctcctccagcagatGCCACCCCCCTGCAGATCGTGCGGGCCAGCTACAGCGGCTTGCTGGAGTACGGGGCCGACTTCAGCTCCCCTGCACAGAGGTCCCGGTTCCTGAGCCAGAGGGTGTCCAGCGAGGCTTTCCAGCTGCGGATCCTCTCGGCCGGCCCGGGGGACCAGGGCGGGTACCGCTGCCTGGTGGAGGAGTGGCGCTGGCTGGAGGACGGCTGGCGCGGCCTCGGAGAGGGGCAGTCGGGGAGGACCTCGCTGCGGCTCCGGCTGCCCG AGAGCGAGCTGCACCTGGAGCAAGCCAACCGCAGCATCTCAGCGAGGGAGGGCGAGGAGGTGACGctgggctgcctgctgcaggacacCTACGTGCCTACCGCCCGCCTCTCGGCCTCCTGGTTTCGCGGGGAGGAGGGCGGCCACCCCAGGACCCTGCTCACCCTGCGCCACGACGGCTCCATCGAGTACCCCCAGGAGGGGCTGgcggggaggctgcagctccgccgccccgccgccggcgaCTTCAGCCTGACGCTGGGCGGCGTGGAGGTGGGCGACGCCGGGCTCTATCACTGCCAGCTGCAGGAGTGGCAGCAGCGGGACAAGGGGGAGTGGGCGCTGCAAGCCTGGGCACGCTCGGGGTACACCCGGCTCACCGCCATCCCCAAAG